Proteins encoded together in one Paracidovorax wautersii window:
- a CDS encoding BLUF domain-containing protein — translation MLVRLLYASRAVDTSPAAIEAILTQSRQHNPGSGITGVLCYGGGVFLQAIEGGRSAVSDLYGHIQKDPRHKNVELLHYEEIAERRFGGWTMGQVNLSKINHSILLKYSEKPELDPYAVSGKVSFALLEELMATAAIIGRA, via the coding sequence ATGTTGGTACGCCTGCTCTATGCCAGCCGCGCGGTGGACACCTCTCCCGCCGCCATCGAGGCCATCCTCACGCAATCGCGCCAGCACAACCCGGGCTCGGGCATCACCGGCGTTCTCTGCTACGGCGGCGGCGTGTTCCTGCAGGCCATCGAGGGCGGGCGCTCCGCGGTGAGCGACCTGTACGGCCACATCCAGAAGGACCCGCGCCACAAGAATGTGGAGCTGCTGCACTACGAAGAGATCGCGGAGCGCCGCTTCGGCGGCTGGACGATGGGGCAGGTGAACCTCTCCAAGATCAACCATTCGATCCTGCTCAAGTATTCCGAGAAGCCCGAGCTCGACCCGTACGCGGTGTCGGGCAAGGTGTCGTTCGCGCTGCTCGAGGAACTGATGGCGACCGCCGCCATCATCGGCAGGGCATAG